The following coding sequences are from one Bdellovibrionota bacterium window:
- a CDS encoding response regulator has product MSQRSVILVVDDDPMMLALERMVLEQIGGYDVISTQDPAEAIDLASSQHASAIVLDVSLGPNQNGIDLSKKIKNDERSKSVPILLATAHGEADKGKEILFQSGADAYIAKPFSSLQDLVGKVRALLARRLAEVSV; this is encoded by the coding sequence ATGAGTCAGCGCTCCGTAATCCTGGTCGTGGACGACGATCCCATGATGCTGGCGTTGGAACGCATGGTGCTGGAGCAAATCGGCGGCTATGACGTCATCTCCACTCAAGACCCCGCCGAAGCGATCGATTTGGCGTCGTCCCAACATGCATCCGCGATCGTCCTCGATGTTTCGCTGGGCCCAAACCAGAACGGAATCGACCTTTCCAAGAAAATCAAGAATGACGAGCGGTCCAAATCCGTCCCGATCCTTCTGGCCACGGCGCACGGAGAGGCGGACAAGGGCAAGGAGATTTTGTTTCAAAGCGGCGCTGACGCATACATCGCAAAACCCTTTTCATCTCTCCAAGACCTCGTCGGCAAAGTCCGGGCGCTCCTCGCCCGCCGGCTCGCGGAGGTAAGCGTATGA
- a CDS encoding type II toxin-antitoxin system YafQ family toxin: MIPPRHKIEWSRRFKKDYEKLLESRPKIRSEIEEVVRLLASGEPLPPEYRDHPLKGIFKNHRDCHVRGDLVLIYRIENDSVLTLYRLGTH, translated from the coding sequence TTGATTCCTCCGCGACACAAGATTGAGTGGTCTCGCCGCTTCAAAAAGGATTACGAGAAACTTCTTGAGAGTCGTCCAAAGATCCGATCCGAAATTGAAGAGGTCGTAAGGCTTTTGGCTTCCGGGGAGCCGCTCCCTCCCGAGTATCGGGATCATCCGCTGAAGGGGATATTCAAAAATCATCGGGACTGCCATGTTCGAGGAGATCTGGTTCTCATTTACCGGATTGAAAACGACTCCGTCCTGACTCTTTACCGACTGGGCACCCATTAG
- a CDS encoding response regulator has product MRVLVADDDLTFRTLLEKTLQREGYTVLLAKDGREALQALTAPSAPPLAILNWVMPGLDGIEVCQKVRAVPTQMPPYILLLTSRDRTKDVVLGLESGADDYLTKPFHPAELGARLRVGQRIIELQRKLSDRIAELERALAQVHTLRGLLPICSYCKKIRDDHNYWRQIESYICEHSQASFTHSICPGCESRLFAPGSDS; this is encoded by the coding sequence ATGAGAGTCTTGGTGGCCGATGACGATCTGACGTTTCGTACGCTCCTGGAAAAAACGCTTCAGCGGGAAGGCTATACGGTCCTCCTCGCAAAGGACGGCCGGGAGGCTCTCCAGGCGCTCACGGCTCCATCGGCGCCGCCGTTGGCGATTCTCAATTGGGTCATGCCGGGTCTCGACGGAATCGAGGTCTGCCAAAAAGTTCGCGCCGTGCCGACGCAAATGCCGCCTTATATCCTCCTCCTGACCTCACGGGACCGAACGAAAGACGTGGTTCTCGGGCTGGAATCCGGCGCCGATGATTACCTCACCAAGCCGTTTCATCCGGCCGAGTTGGGGGCTAGGCTGCGCGTCGGCCAGCGGATCATCGAACTTCAGCGAAAGCTCTCGGATCGCATTGCCGAGTTGGAACGAGCTCTCGCTCAAGTGCATACGCTACGCGGACTCCTGCCGATCTGCAGCTATTGCAAGAAGATCCGCGACGATCATAACTATTGGCGGCAGATCGAATCTTACATCTGCGAGCACTCACAAGCGTCGTTCACGCATAGCATCTGTCCGGGGTGCGAATCGCGATTGTTCGCGCCGGGATCGGATTCCTAA
- a CDS encoding type II toxin-antitoxin system RelB/DinJ family antitoxin — protein sequence MAKDIQIAFREDPEIRRKAAAIVRSMGLDLSAALRMFLRQVVRTRTIPFRMESGFTLEGEKALMGAIREHEEDREAGRVKTFDSAKELFDDLERGRKG from the coding sequence ATGGCCAAAGATATTCAAATCGCCTTTCGTGAAGATCCAGAAATCCGGCGGAAAGCCGCTGCCATTGTACGCTCCATGGGACTCGATTTAAGTGCGGCTCTGCGGATGTTTCTTCGTCAGGTTGTTCGTACAAGAACGATCCCGTTTCGCATGGAAAGTGGCTTCACCCTCGAAGGAGAAAAAGCCTTGATGGGCGCTATCCGAGAGCATGAAGAGGACCGCGAGGCAGGTCGAGTGAAGACCTTCGATTCAGCGAAAGAGCTTTTCGACGATCTTGAACGTGGCCGGAAGGGTTGA
- a CDS encoding ATP-binding protein codes for MRTVLSNLGMRKKLLLIAMAAAVPTLLLASVGMIAYEVVAFRDKLRGEVTLVSNVVGSNSAAALLFEDSAAAKRVLSALIWQPHVMIGTLYTKDGHVFAAYARDGNESVRSGQNPFARTGHWTEKGNLHFVSDVRYRDEVVGKLYLRADARELYKKMWWDALLTLLFLAGTASVAYVVSSKIQGIISSPIERLFTTMQDVAERQDFSIRIPELSKDEIGGLSRGFNAMLGEIERRNEELQKHRTHLEDLVQSRTKELIETNRRLELDIAERTRVEAELVEAKSVAEDANRMKGEFLANMSHEIRTPMNGIIGMTELTLETALASDQREYLEAIRASADTLLNIINDLLDFSKVESGKVELDPVEFRLREMLDETTKVMSVRAAKKRLELTYDVAPQLPDSWIGDATRFKQVLFNLVGNAIKFSERGEVAVRVDVARQEEKTSLLHVRVVDTGVGIPSQKLRTIFEPFVQADASTTRKFGGTGLGLAISTRLVRLMGGEIWVESEVGKGSTFHFTVRMMQSSLDLAGDLARCRGLGFSCHLQKRIKQADLRRAVEDAMRAPGKPAPAMAGASARNILLTEDNPINQMLAKRILEKAGHRVIVAQNGAEALEALAREEFDLIVMDVQMPVMDGLQTVAAIRKQEKRTGKHTPILAMTAHAMKGDREKCLGAGMDAYLSKPIRGKELVDMVNQFALRRCHGMAGSPREQAPEFDISHLKSVVGGDRALMGEIVQLFLAHSPNMVLAMEQAMEQADRETLARSAHTIKGAIGNFSKGAAYQMAIEVEDAAQKGDLAHVTPIVATLRKELDKMRSALAMYGEGGFR; via the coding sequence ATGAGAACCGTACTGTCCAATCTCGGCATGCGCAAAAAACTCTTGCTGATCGCGATGGCTGCAGCGGTCCCGACCCTGCTTCTCGCTTCCGTCGGCATGATCGCCTACGAGGTCGTCGCATTTCGCGACAAACTGAGAGGCGAAGTAACGTTGGTTTCGAACGTCGTCGGTTCGAACAGTGCGGCCGCGCTGCTCTTTGAGGATTCGGCGGCGGCCAAGCGTGTCTTGTCGGCGCTCATCTGGCAACCGCACGTTATGATAGGCACGCTCTATACGAAAGACGGCCACGTATTTGCCGCGTATGCGCGCGACGGGAACGAGTCCGTGCGTTCGGGCCAAAATCCGTTTGCGCGGACGGGCCACTGGACGGAAAAAGGGAATCTCCATTTTGTTTCCGACGTTCGTTACCGGGATGAGGTTGTGGGAAAGCTCTATCTTCGGGCGGATGCCCGGGAACTCTACAAGAAAATGTGGTGGGACGCGTTGTTGACGCTTCTCTTCCTGGCGGGCACGGCTTCGGTGGCCTATGTCGTATCCTCGAAGATTCAAGGAATCATTTCTTCTCCCATCGAGCGTCTCTTCACGACGATGCAGGACGTCGCGGAGCGCCAGGATTTTTCGATTCGGATCCCCGAACTCTCCAAGGACGAAATCGGAGGGCTCAGCCGGGGATTCAATGCCATGTTGGGGGAGATCGAACGGCGGAACGAGGAACTTCAAAAGCATCGGACACATCTCGAGGATCTCGTCCAAAGCCGCACGAAGGAATTGATCGAGACCAATCGCCGTTTGGAGCTGGACATCGCGGAACGAACACGCGTCGAGGCCGAGCTCGTCGAAGCCAAAAGCGTTGCGGAAGACGCCAACCGGATGAAAGGCGAATTCCTGGCGAATATGAGCCATGAGATTCGGACTCCGATGAACGGGATCATCGGGATGACGGAGTTAACTTTGGAAACGGCTCTGGCCTCCGACCAACGGGAATACCTGGAAGCGATTCGGGCATCCGCGGATACGCTTCTCAATATCATCAACGACCTGCTCGATTTTTCGAAGGTGGAATCAGGAAAAGTGGAATTGGACCCCGTGGAATTTCGCTTGCGCGAAATGCTGGACGAGACGACGAAGGTCATGTCGGTGCGGGCCGCGAAGAAGCGCTTGGAATTGACGTACGACGTAGCCCCCCAACTGCCCGATTCTTGGATCGGGGACGCGACGCGATTCAAGCAGGTGTTGTTCAATCTTGTCGGCAACGCCATCAAGTTCAGCGAGCGTGGAGAAGTAGCGGTTCGCGTTGATGTGGCGCGACAAGAAGAGAAGACATCGCTTCTGCATGTCCGCGTGGTGGATACGGGAGTCGGAATACCGTCCCAGAAGCTGCGGACGATCTTCGAACCGTTCGTCCAAGCGGACGCCTCCACGACACGAAAATTCGGTGGAACAGGTTTGGGGCTGGCGATTTCTACGCGGTTGGTGCGATTGATGGGGGGCGAGATTTGGGTGGAGAGCGAAGTCGGGAAGGGAAGCACATTTCATTTCACCGTACGCATGATGCAGTCGTCCCTGGACCTCGCGGGGGACCTGGCCCGGTGCCGCGGCCTGGGATTTTCTTGTCATCTTCAAAAACGGATCAAACAGGCGGATTTGCGCCGGGCCGTCGAAGATGCGATGCGGGCGCCCGGAAAACCGGCGCCGGCCATGGCGGGCGCGTCGGCGCGCAACATTCTTTTGACGGAAGACAATCCGATCAACCAAATGTTGGCGAAAAGAATCTTGGAGAAAGCCGGCCACCGGGTCATCGTGGCCCAAAATGGAGCGGAGGCGCTGGAAGCGCTGGCTCGAGAGGAATTCGATCTCATTGTAATGGATGTCCAAATGCCGGTCATGGACGGGCTTCAGACGGTCGCGGCGATCCGCAAGCAAGAGAAGAGAACGGGGAAACACACTCCGATTCTGGCGATGACGGCGCACGCCATGAAAGGCGACCGGGAGAAATGCCTCGGAGCCGGCATGGATGCTTATTTGTCCAAACCGATCCGTGGAAAGGAACTGGTCGATATGGTGAATCAATTCGCGTTGCGTAGATGTCACGGTATGGCGGGTTCTCCCCGAGAGCAAGCGCCGGAATTCGATATCAGCCACCTGAAGTCCGTCGTGGGAGGGGACCGCGCGCTCATGGGCGAAATCGTCCAACTTTTTCTGGCGCATTCGCCCAATATGGTTTTGGCCATGGAACAAGCCATGGAGCAAGCCGATCGGGAGACCCTGGCCAGGTCGGCGCACACCATTAAGGGAGCGATTGGGAATTTTTCGAAGGGAGCCGCGTATCAAATGGCCATCGAGGTCGAAGACGCGGCCCAAAAGGGCGATCTAGCACATGTGACTCCAATCGTGGCCACGCTGCGAAAGGAACTCGATAAAATGCGGTCCGCGTTGGCGATGTATGGGGAGGGAGGCTTTCGATGA
- a CDS encoding response regulator has translation MTDAVKKRILVVDDDLSILDLIRAGLDPAQYEVVGTTKGREGIELVEKERFDLAVVDALLPDLRGDFVTKAIRERYGPDQLPVIVLSAFFRRNRGSKEVLARWQANAFIPKPFAIVQLQKEIDRLLAVESRDSLGSDALQTLRDNYVQNLVRTVGDLHKAMALNLSIPMIRAVCHQIVGSAGSYGYPEISEHAKALEHFSASLHEDFGLSMFEQNRMNLLFDRLERAVGHAKAVTCANSTNPAEETSVICVSADNETRKQLEKEAHNFSFTIRGTPSLDDAVRLVRSQFVHGIIIDLDSVPPNQFGALSTLRSLSQSKKVWIVGFGSNDGTAAQSQAARAGVDRLVSKSAGTRALLNVVRNGIQPKTESAETLLVVDDDREVFRFLKMALASIGFRIEFESNVNAVLERARELKPSSVLMDFEMPGIRGHEICRAFKVDPELCRIPVIIYTSFNDEDHRMRALRAGAVEVLHKGSSIDELKLRLQNLVNLYGMSRAAKPVNATSPSNGALAPRAEAR, from the coding sequence ATGACCGATGCCGTGAAAAAAAGAATACTCGTCGTCGACGATGATTTATCGATTCTCGACTTGATTCGAGCCGGCTTGGATCCGGCACAGTACGAAGTGGTCGGCACGACAAAAGGTCGGGAAGGCATTGAGCTGGTCGAGAAGGAGCGCTTCGACCTTGCCGTGGTCGATGCGCTTCTCCCCGACCTTCGCGGAGACTTTGTCACGAAAGCGATTCGCGAGCGGTATGGACCCGACCAGCTGCCGGTCATTGTCCTTTCCGCTTTTTTCCGGCGCAATCGCGGCTCCAAAGAAGTCTTGGCGCGTTGGCAGGCCAACGCATTCATCCCGAAACCGTTTGCCATCGTTCAGCTGCAAAAGGAGATCGATCGTCTCTTGGCCGTGGAATCGCGAGACAGCCTCGGAAGCGATGCGCTCCAGACATTGCGGGACAACTACGTTCAAAACCTCGTTCGAACGGTCGGCGATCTTCACAAAGCGATGGCGCTCAATCTTTCGATTCCGATGATTCGTGCGGTTTGTCACCAGATCGTCGGCTCGGCAGGTTCGTACGGCTATCCCGAAATCAGCGAACATGCCAAAGCGCTGGAACATTTCTCCGCTTCACTCCACGAAGACTTCGGCCTCTCGATGTTCGAGCAAAATCGCATGAATCTACTGTTCGACCGGTTGGAACGGGCCGTCGGTCACGCCAAAGCCGTGACTTGCGCGAACTCCACGAACCCCGCGGAAGAAACATCCGTCATCTGTGTCAGTGCGGATAACGAAACACGAAAGCAGCTGGAAAAAGAAGCCCATAATTTTTCCTTCACGATTCGAGGAACGCCCTCGTTGGACGACGCCGTGCGCCTCGTTCGGAGTCAATTCGTACATGGAATCATCATCGACCTCGATTCCGTACCGCCGAATCAATTCGGAGCGCTTTCCACGCTGCGATCGTTATCCCAATCGAAAAAGGTCTGGATCGTAGGCTTCGGATCCAACGACGGCACGGCCGCGCAATCCCAGGCCGCCCGGGCGGGTGTCGACCGCTTGGTGTCGAAATCCGCGGGAACGCGCGCCCTGCTGAACGTCGTACGGAACGGAATTCAACCGAAAACCGAATCCGCGGAAACGCTGCTCGTTGTCGACGACGATCGTGAGGTATTTCGTTTTCTCAAGATGGCCCTGGCGAGCATCGGCTTCCGGATTGAGTTTGAAAGCAACGTCAATGCCGTCCTCGAACGGGCACGGGAGCTAAAGCCCAGTTCGGTTCTGATGGATTTCGAAATGCCGGGAATCCGCGGGCACGAGATCTGCCGCGCTTTTAAGGTCGATCCGGAACTCTGCCGAATTCCCGTGATTATCTACACGTCCTTCAACGACGAGGATCACCGAATGCGGGCGTTACGGGCCGGGGCCGTGGAAGTTCTTCACAAGGGATCCAGCATCGACGAACTTAAGCTCCGGCTCCAAAACCTGGTGAATCTCTATGGGATGTCGCGTGCCGCAAAACCAGTAAATGCGACCTCCCCTTCCAACGGGGCCCTCGCGCCACGAGCTGAAGCGAGATGA